One segment of Solanum stenotomum isolate F172 chromosome 1, ASM1918654v1, whole genome shotgun sequence DNA contains the following:
- the LOC125850499 gene encoding U11/U12 small nuclear ribonucleoprotein 59 kDa protein: MQYPMNQPGPPPFGRPLPPPLPAFPPASSAFWNSSTNVVDHLKNLHDTVNLATALKKELEMLITLKNKKENSEEGSENGASAGSVDSCVKFMEHSRINMESQESLSLEAANALMSKLRAQLEPFRVITDEMAPWEEKSATVGLANKMHKYKRNKLWRKRKRKHIAEKLAKEREQYDQIDMEADEWRAREIAKDIAKRKVEKMKEIAKLKAKEEKRRLESELELALIVEKLQELRSIRVQKLKKQGHFLPEEDDKFLEKVRAAVEEEERQAKAAADTAAAKDAIATAEVSRKTIQSQRPEPGDLHANTDDDKINPDQMTVDKDKSGPTPVNELEKVGSKVLGSASLHDSVANLPMEFYHYYYGSNHDLGTLIEVRRTWDAYIRPGGSRIPGHWVQPPPPADAIWASYLAKPK, translated from the exons CGGCGTCAAGTGCTTTCTGGAATAGCTCCACCAATGTGGTTGATCACCTCAAAAACTTACACGACACCGTGAATCTGGCGACAGCTTT GAAGAAGGAGTTGGAAATGTTAATTACGttgaaaaacaagaaagaaaattcTGAGGAGGGTTCAGAAAATGGGGCTAGTGCAGGCTCTGTTGATAGTTGTGTGAAGTTTATGGAGCATTCTAGGATCAATATGGAAAGCCAAGAATCATTGTCGTTGGAAGCGGCTAATGCTTTAATGTCAAAATTGAGAGCTCAGTTGGAACCTTTTAGAGTTATCACAGATGAGATGGCCCCATGGGAGGAAAAATCTGCAACTGTTGGATTAGCAAATAAAATGCACAAGTACAAAAGGAACAAACTTTGGCGAAAGAGGAAGAGGAAACACATTGCAGAAAAGCTAGCAAAG GAGCGAGAGCAATATGACCAAATTGATATGGAAGCTGATGAATGGAGGGCCAGAGAGATAGCCAAGGATATTGCAAAACGCAAG GTTGAAAAGATGAAAGAAATAGCAAAGCTAAAggcaaaagaggagaaaaggagacTAGAATCTGAG CTTGAGCTGGCATTGATAGTAGAGAAATTGCAAGAATTACGTTCCATCAGGGTTCAGAAATTGAAGAAGCAAG GTCACTTTCTCCCTGAGGAGGATGACAAGTTTCTAGAAAAAGTAAGAGCTGCAGTTGAGGAAGAAGAGCGACAGGCAAAGGCAGCAGCTGATACAGCTGCTGCTAAGGATGCAATTGCAACTGCTGAGGTATCCAGGAAAACAATTCAAAGTCAAAGACCAGAGCCTGGTGACCTGCATGCTAATACTGATGACGATAAAATAAATCCAGACCAAATGACTGTGGATAAAGATAAATCAGGTCCTACACCTGTCAATGAGTTGGAAAAAGTTGGATCTAAAGTGCTAGGCTCAGCCAGCTTACACGATTCTGTGGCAAATCTACCAAtggaattttatcactattacTATGGCAGTAATCATGATTTGGGAACGCTTATAGAG GTAAGAAGAACATGGGATGCATACATCAGACCTGGAGGAAG ccgAATACCTGGGCACTGGGTCCAGCCACCACCTCCAGCAGATGCGATATGGGCATCCTATCTGGCGAAGCCTAAATGA